The following proteins are encoded in a genomic region of Nycticebus coucang isolate mNycCou1 chromosome 19, mNycCou1.pri, whole genome shotgun sequence:
- the TXNDC2 gene encoding thioredoxin domain-containing protein 2, whose protein sequence is MVSNTLHVPTQELEVPQQSDYIPNSPKETIHPKLGSIPRSPEINRHKLGSIPRSPETIHFKMGSIPRSPEEIIHPKLVNFPKSPEETIHPKLGNIPRSPKETIHPKLSNVLKSPEKSIYPKLSNVPKSPAESIHFKLGNVKSPEETIYPKVGSIPRSPKETIHPKMGSISKSPKETIHPKLGSISKSPEETIHLKMGSIPKSPKEIIHPKLGSIPKSPEETTHLKLGNIFKSSAMTIQPKPGDIFKYSIKKIQPKKDDLPKSPEETIQPKEGDFPESSEANQFKEEFFPKPKEETVASLEVDMVRVILGKEDFEAALKEAGERLVAVDFSATWCGPCRSIKPFFHSLSRRHEDVVFLEVDADDCDEVLRDCAIMSIPTFQFYKKEEKVGEFSGALKEKLEEIIAELK, encoded by the coding sequence ATGGTCAGCAATACACTTCACGTGCctacacaggagttggaggtcccACAACAGAGTGATTACATTCCCAATTCCCCAAAAGAAACCATCCATCCCAAGCTAGGCAGTATCCCCAGGTCCCCAGAAATCAACCGTCACAAGCTTGGCAGTATCCCCAGGTCCCCAGAAACCATCCATTTCAAGATGGGCAGTATCCCCAGGTCCCCAGAAGAAATCATCCATCCCAAGCTGGTCAATTTCCCCAAGTCCCCAGAAGAAACCATCCATCCCAAGCTGGGAAATATCCCCAGGTCCCCAAAAGAAACCATCCATCCAAAGCTGAGCAATGTCCTCAAGTCCCCAGAAAAAAGCATCTATCCCAAGCTCAGCAATGTCCCCAAGTCCCCAGCAGAGAGCATCCATTTCAAGCTGGGCAATGTCAAGTCTCCAGAAGAAACAATCTATCCCAAGGTGGGTAGTATCCCCAGGTCTCCAAAAGAAACCATCCATCCCAAGATGGGCAGTATCTCTAAGTCCCCCAAAGAAACCATCCATCCCAAGCTGGGCAGTATCTCTAAGTCCCCAGAAGAAACCATCCATCTGAAGATGGGCAGTATCCCTAAGTCCCCAAAAGAAATCATCCATCCCAAGCTGGGCAGTATCCCCAAGTCCCCAGAAGAAACCACTCATCTCAAGCTGGGCAACATCTTCAAATCCTCAGCCATGACCATTCAGCCTAAGCCGggagacattttcaaatattcaataaaaaaaatccaacccAAGAAAGATGACCTCCCCAAGTCCCCAGAGGAAACGATCCAGCCCAAGGAAGGAGACTTCCCTGAGTCTTCAGAAGCCAATCAGTTCAAGGAAGAATTCTTTCCAAAACCCAAAGAAGAAACAGTGGCGTCCCTGGAGGTGGACATGGTGAGAGTGATCCTGGGCAAGGAGGACTTCGAAGCAGCACTCAAGGAGGCTGGAGAGAGGTTGGTGGCCGTGGACTTCTCAGCCACATGGTGTGGACCCTGCAGGAGCATCAAGCCGTTCTTCCATTCCCTATCTCGGAGGCACGAGGATGTGGTGTTCCTGGAAGTGGACGCTGATGACTGTGACGAGGTGTTGAGAGACTGTGCCATCATGTCCATCCCAACCTTtcagttttataaaaaagaagaaaaggtgggTGAGTTCTCTGGAGCCCTTAAGGAGAAACTCGAAGAGATCATTGCAGAATTAAAGTAA